Proteins from a genomic interval of Streptomyces fodineus:
- a CDS encoding GNAT family N-acetyltransferase gives MSRTLADILDAAAHGHFPPPDGGTTVVPQPSHRDAGVIAFTAHSVVFTDEDPHWVRSTLASLDCDELAAAMNPRFLAAFLARTGRSTDTIDLLTVASSLPGDPPLDLRELADPDHPRVHSARGRRDDVRVWATDGGVVVLGRGVAGRWETAIDVDEPARHRGLGRALATAARHLIPPGEWLWSQQAAGNARSVRAFQAAGFRPVGAEALLSAR, from the coding sequence ATGTCGCGGACCCTGGCCGACATCCTGGACGCGGCGGCCCACGGCCACTTCCCGCCGCCCGATGGCGGTACGACGGTGGTGCCGCAGCCCAGCCACCGCGATGCCGGAGTGATCGCGTTCACCGCGCACTCCGTGGTGTTCACCGACGAGGACCCGCACTGGGTGCGCAGCACGCTCGCGTCCCTCGACTGCGACGAACTGGCGGCCGCGATGAACCCCCGCTTCCTGGCCGCGTTCCTGGCCCGCACGGGCCGGTCGACCGACACCATAGACCTGCTCACCGTGGCGAGCTCCCTGCCCGGCGACCCCCCGCTGGACCTGCGCGAACTCGCCGACCCGGACCATCCGCGCGTGCACAGCGCGCGGGGCCGCCGGGACGACGTCCGCGTCTGGGCGACGGACGGCGGCGTGGTCGTCCTCGGCCGGGGCGTGGCGGGCCGCTGGGAGACGGCGATCGACGTCGACGAGCCCGCCCGGCACCGGGGCCTGGGCCGCGCCCTGGCCACGGCCGCCCGGCACCTGATACCTCCGGGCGAATGGCTCTGGTCCCAGCAGGCCGCCGGCAACGCCCGCAGCGTGCGCGCCTTCCAGGCGGCCGGCTTCCGCCCCGTGGGCGCGGAGGCCCTGCTCAGCGCACGCTAG
- a CDS encoding TIGR00730 family Rossman fold protein, whose product MPTGNPEGKKIPPDEQRLGPVLRRRGQVTPSTTDQRLLDERAPTDWVHTDPWRVLRIQSEFIEGFGTLAELPPAISVFGSARTPVDSPEYDAGVRLGRGLVEAGWAVITGGGPGAMEAANKGACEAGGVSVGLGIELPFEQGLNPYVDIGLNFRYFFVRKMMFVKYAQGFVVLPGGLGTLDELFEALTLVQTQKVTRFPIVLFGTEYWGGLVAWLKNTLVAQGKAAEKDLLLFHVTDEVDEAVALVSKEAAR is encoded by the coding sequence ATGCCTACCGGGAATCCCGAGGGGAAGAAGATCCCGCCGGACGAGCAGCGTCTGGGGCCGGTCCTCCGCCGCCGAGGACAGGTGACGCCGAGCACGACGGACCAGCGTCTGCTGGACGAGCGAGCCCCCACGGACTGGGTCCACACCGACCCCTGGCGGGTGCTGCGCATCCAGTCGGAGTTCATCGAGGGCTTCGGCACGCTGGCCGAACTCCCGCCTGCCATCAGCGTGTTCGGCTCGGCGCGTACGCCGGTGGACTCGCCGGAGTACGACGCGGGGGTGCGGCTCGGCCGGGGCCTGGTGGAAGCCGGCTGGGCGGTGATCACGGGAGGCGGCCCCGGTGCGATGGAGGCCGCCAACAAGGGCGCCTGCGAGGCGGGCGGCGTCTCGGTGGGCCTGGGTATCGAACTGCCCTTCGAGCAGGGGCTGAACCCCTACGTCGACATCGGCCTGAACTTCCGCTACTTCTTTGTGCGAAAAATGATGTTTGTGAAATACGCGCAAGGTTTCGTGGTCCTGCCGGGCGGCCTGGGCACCCTGGACGAACTCTTCGAGGCCCTGACCCTGGTCCAGACCCAGAAGGTCACCCGCTTCCCGATCGTCCTCTTCGGCACCGAGTACTGGGGCGGCCTGGTGGCCTGGCTGAAGAACACCCTGGTCGCCCAGGGCAAGGCCGCCGAGAAGGACCTCCTCCTCTTCCACGTCACGGACGAGGTCGACGAGGCGGTGGCCCTGGTCTCGAAGGAGGCGGCCCGCTAG
- the dapE gene encoding succinyl-diaminopimelate desuccinylase: protein MADTSLDLTLDAAALTAQLVDFPSESGTEKPLADAIETALRALPHLTVDRYGNNVIARTNLGRAERVILAGHIDTVPIADNVPSRLDEDGVLWGCGTCDMKSGVAVQLRIAATVPVPNRDLTFVFYDNEEVAADRNGLGHVAKAHPQWLEGDFAVLLEPSDGEVEGGCQGTLRMLLKTRGERAHSARSWMGSNAIHAAAPILARLASYEPRWPLIDGLEYREGLNAVRIGGGVAGNVIPDECVVTVNFRYAPDRTEQEAIAHVREVFADCGVEEFVVDDHSGGALPGLSHPAAAAFIEAVGGTPRPKYGWTDVSRFSALGIPAVNYGPGNPHLAHKRDERVETAKILAGEERLRTWLTA from the coding sequence ATGGCCGACACCTCGCTTGACCTCACGCTCGACGCCGCCGCGCTCACCGCACAGCTGGTGGACTTCCCCTCCGAGAGCGGCACCGAGAAGCCGCTCGCGGACGCGATCGAGACCGCCCTGCGCGCCCTGCCGCACCTGACGGTCGACCGCTACGGCAACAACGTGATCGCCCGTACGAACCTGGGCCGCGCCGAGCGCGTGATCCTGGCCGGCCACATCGACACCGTCCCGATCGCGGACAACGTGCCCTCGCGCCTGGACGAGGACGGCGTGCTGTGGGGCTGCGGCACCTGCGACATGAAGTCGGGCGTGGCGGTCCAGCTGCGCATCGCGGCCACGGTCCCCGTCCCCAACCGCGACCTGACCTTCGTCTTCTACGACAACGAGGAGGTCGCCGCCGACCGCAATGGCCTGGGGCACGTCGCCAAGGCCCATCCGCAGTGGCTGGAGGGCGACTTCGCGGTCCTGCTGGAGCCCTCCGACGGCGAGGTCGAGGGCGGCTGCCAGGGCACCCTGCGCATGCTGCTGAAGACGAGGGGCGAGCGGGCCCACTCGGCGCGCTCCTGGATGGGCTCCAACGCCATCCACGCGGCGGCACCCATCCTGGCCCGCCTGGCGTCCTACGAGCCGCGCTGGCCGCTGATCGACGGCCTGGAGTATCGCGAGGGCCTGAACGCGGTGCGCATCGGCGGGGGAGTGGCCGGCAACGTCATCCCCGACGAGTGCGTGGTCACGGTCAACTTCCGCTATGCCCCCGACCGCACCGAGCAGGAGGCGATCGCGCACGTCCGCGAGGTGTTCGCGGACTGCGGGGTGGAGGAGTTCGTGGTCGACGACCACAGCGGCGGCGCGCTGCCCGGCCTCTCCCACCCGGCCGCGGCGGCCTTCATCGAGGCGGTGGGCGGCACCCCGCGGCCCAAGTACGGCTGGACGGACGTCTCCCGCTTCTCCGCGCTCGGCATCCCGGCCGTCAACTACGGCCCGGGCAACCCGCACTTGGCCCACAAGCGCGACGAGCGGGTGGAGACGGCCAAGATCCTGGCGGGCGAGGAGCGCCTGCGCACCTGGCTCACCGCGTAG
- a CDS encoding DivIVA domain-containing protein, producing the protein MVMFLFLVVALAVVVAAVTLAVVGGGGSGPLPEVAPERLQDPLPPDRPVDRADVESLRFPVAPRGYRMADVDDALGRLAAELAERDARIADLESALAGARAAAAHVHMGKPDHPEDQK; encoded by the coding sequence ATGGTGATGTTCTTGTTCCTGGTCGTCGCGCTGGCCGTCGTGGTCGCCGCGGTGACACTCGCCGTGGTGGGCGGCGGCGGGAGCGGCCCGCTGCCCGAGGTGGCACCGGAGCGGTTGCAGGACCCGCTGCCCCCGGACCGCCCGGTGGACCGCGCGGACGTGGAGAGCCTGCGCTTCCCGGTGGCCCCGCGCGGCTACCGCATGGCGGACGTCGACGACGCGCTCGGCCGGCTCGCCGCCGAACTCGCCGAGCGGGACGCCCGTATCGCCGACCTGGAGTCCGCGCTGGCCGGCGCCAGAGCCGCGGCGGCACACGTCCACATGGGCAAGCCCGACCACCCGGAGGACCAGAAGTGA
- a CDS encoding DNA-3-methyladenine glycosylase I: protein MSDGAALAGPDGALRCPWALSTEDYVSYHDEEWGRPVHGDDALFERISLEAFQSGLSWITILRRREGFRAAFAGFRIEKIAVFTDEDRERLLADPGIIRNRAKIDATLANARVLADWAEGELDELIWSHAPDPAGRPAPKTLADVPAVTPESTALSKALKKRGLRFVGPTTAYALMQACGLVNDHLEACVARSGGA from the coding sequence GTGAGTGACGGAGCCGCCCTCGCGGGACCCGACGGCGCCCTGCGCTGCCCGTGGGCCCTGTCCACCGAGGACTACGTGTCGTACCACGACGAGGAGTGGGGCCGCCCGGTCCACGGCGACGACGCCCTTTTCGAGCGGATCAGCCTGGAGGCCTTCCAGTCGGGCCTGTCCTGGATCACGATCCTGCGCCGCCGCGAGGGTTTCCGCGCGGCCTTCGCCGGCTTCCGCATCGAGAAGATCGCCGTGTTCACCGACGAGGACCGCGAGCGCCTGCTGGCGGATCCCGGCATCATCCGCAACCGCGCCAAGATCGACGCCACGCTCGCCAACGCGCGCGTGCTGGCCGACTGGGCCGAGGGCGAGCTGGACGAGCTGATCTGGTCCCACGCCCCCGACCCGGCCGGCCGCCCGGCCCCGAAGACCCTCGCCGACGTTCCGGCCGTGACGCCGGAGTCCACGGCCTTGTCCAAGGCGCTGAAGAAACGGGGCCTCAGATTCGTCGGCCCGACGACCGCGTACGCCTTGATGCAGGCGTGCGGCCTGGTCAACGACCATCTGGAGGCCTGCGTCGCCAGAAGCGGGGGTGCCTGA
- the folP gene encoding dihydropteroate synthase, whose protein sequence is MLRLGRREFGPHEPVIMAIVNRTPDSFYDQGATFRDEPALTRVEQAVAEGAAIIDIGGVKAGPGEEVTAEEEARRTVGFVAEVRRRFPNVIISVDTWRAEVGEAVCEAGADLLNDAWGGVDPGLAEVAARYGVGLVCTHAGGVQPRTRPHRVTYDDVVADILEVTLGLAERAVSLGVPRESVLIDPGHDFGKNTRHSLEATRRLDEMVATGWPVLVSLSNKDFVGETLDRPVKERLIGTLATTAVSAWLGARVYRVHEVAETRQVLEMVASIAGHRVPAVARRGLA, encoded by the coding sequence ATGCTCAGGCTGGGCAGGCGGGAATTCGGGCCTCACGAGCCGGTGATCATGGCGATCGTGAACCGGACGCCGGACTCCTTCTACGACCAAGGGGCCACCTTCCGCGACGAGCCGGCCCTCACACGTGTGGAGCAGGCGGTGGCCGAGGGCGCCGCGATCATCGACATCGGCGGGGTGAAGGCCGGGCCGGGCGAGGAGGTCACGGCCGAGGAGGAGGCACGGCGGACGGTCGGCTTCGTGGCGGAGGTACGGCGCCGCTTCCCGAACGTGATCATCAGCGTGGACACCTGGCGGGCCGAGGTCGGCGAGGCGGTGTGCGAGGCGGGGGCGGATCTGCTGAACGACGCGTGGGGTGGCGTGGATCCGGGGCTCGCGGAGGTCGCCGCGCGGTACGGGGTGGGGCTGGTGTGCACGCACGCGGGTGGCGTCCAGCCGCGTACGCGCCCGCACCGGGTGACGTACGACGACGTCGTGGCCGACATCCTCGAGGTGACCCTGGGTCTGGCCGAGCGGGCGGTGTCGCTCGGGGTGCCGCGGGAGTCGGTGCTGATCGATCCCGGGCACGACTTCGGGAAGAACACGCGGCACAGTCTCGAGGCGACGCGGCGGCTGGACGAGATGGTGGCCACGGGGTGGCCGGTGCTGGTGTCCTTGTCCAACAAGGACTTCGTGGGGGAGACGTTGGACCGGCCGGTGAAGGAACGGCTGATCGGTACGTTGGCGACGACCGCGGTGTCGGCGTGGCTCGGGGCGCGGGTGTACCGGGTGCACGAGGTGGCCGAGACCCGTCAGGTGCTGGAGATGGTCGCGTCCATCGCCGGGCACCGGGTCCCTGCGGTGGCGCGCCGGGGTCTGGCCTAG